A single region of the Buchnera aphidicola (Nipponaphis monzeni) genome encodes:
- the prfA gene encoding peptide chain release factor 1: MNHSILNKLKILEKRYLELELLLSKIDISSNQNNFIKLSQEHSKLTDIIMCFRDWKLNKKEVNALNILLYDKDLSEMANEEIKILLKKSNILENNLNNLLLPNDPNDNKSCFIEIRAATGGKEAAIFAGDLFKMYARYSELCHWKIEIMSRSEGEQGGFKEIIAKIKGKGVSGRLKFESGGHRVQRIPQTETQGRTHTSTCTVAIMPIASHILKININASDLKIDTFRSSGAGGQHVNTTDSAIRITHIPTGSVVECQDERSQHKNKAKALSILSARIEEMERSKLHEKNANIRRNLLGSGFRSDRNRTYNFPQNRITDHRINLTLYRLDEILEGNLDLLIHPIIQEYQADMLSNLSKKNV; this comes from the coding sequence ATGAATCATTCCATTTTAAATAAGTTAAAAATTTTAGAAAAGCGTTATTTAGAACTTGAGTTATTACTTTCTAAAATAGATATATCTTCAAATCAAAACAATTTTATAAAATTATCTCAGGAACATTCTAAATTAACAGATATTATAATGTGTTTTAGAGATTGGAAATTAAATAAGAAAGAAGTGAATGCTTTAAATATATTATTATACGATAAAGATTTATCAGAAATGGCTAATGAAGAAATAAAAATTTTATTGAAAAAAAGTAATATATTAGAAAATAATTTAAATAATTTGTTATTACCTAATGATCCAAATGACAATAAAAGTTGCTTTATTGAAATAAGAGCAGCTACAGGAGGTAAAGAAGCAGCTATTTTTGCAGGAGATTTATTTAAAATGTATGCAAGATATTCTGAATTATGTCATTGGAAAATAGAAATAATGAGCCGTAGCGAGGGGGAGCAAGGGGGATTTAAAGAGATTATTGCCAAGATTAAAGGGAAAGGTGTTTCTGGAAGATTAAAATTTGAATCAGGAGGGCATAGAGTACAAAGAATTCCTCAGACAGAAACGCAAGGTAGAACGCATACTTCTACTTGTACAGTAGCAATTATGCCTATTGCTTCACATATTCTCAAAATTAACATTAATGCTAGTGATTTAAAAATAGATACTTTTAGATCTTCTGGGGCAGGAGGCCAACATGTTAACACTACTGATTCAGCTATTAGAATTACACATATACCTACAGGTAGTGTAGTTGAATGTCAAGATGAACGATCTCAACATAAAAATAAAGCTAAAGCTTTATCTATTTTATCTGCTAGAATTGAAGAAATGGAACGATCTAAACTTCATGAAAAAAATGCAAATATACGAAGGAATTTATTAGGTAGTGGTTTTAGATCTGATAGGAATAGAACATATAATTTTCCTCAAAATAGAATTACTGATCACAGAATTAATTTAACTTTGTATCGTTTAGATGAAATATTAGAAGGAAATTTAGATTTATTAATACATCCTATTATTCAAGAATATCAAGCAGACATGCTTTCAAATTTATCAAAAAAAAATGTATGA